The following are encoded in a window of Lichenicola cladoniae genomic DNA:
- a CDS encoding NAD(P)-dependent alcohol dehydrogenase: MFACNGYAAQTPTSPLAPFSFERRDPGPNDVQIDILYCGICHSDIHTARGEWNNHDFPVVPGHEIVGKVVAVGSEVSQFKVGDLAGVGCMVDSCRHCPSCTAGLEQYCEDGGFTGTYAAPDKKTPGMFTYGGYSKSIVVDQGFVLRVPTGLELAAVAPLLCAGITTYSPLRHWKVGPGSKVGIVGLGGLGHMGLKIAHAMGAEVTLFTTSPNKAEDAKRLGAHHVVISKDADQMASQANTFDFVLDCVSAQHDINAYLAVLKRDGTLVQVGAPPEPLPVAAFNLIMSRKSFAGSLIGGIAETQEMLDFCAKHNIVSDIEMISIDQINEAYERVISSDVKYRFVIDMQSLAA, from the coding sequence ATGTTTGCATGCAACGGCTATGCGGCGCAGACGCCGACCTCGCCCTTGGCACCCTTCTCGTTCGAGCGCCGCGATCCCGGCCCGAACGACGTCCAGATCGACATCCTCTATTGCGGCATCTGCCATTCCGACATCCATACCGCCCGCGGCGAGTGGAACAACCACGACTTCCCGGTCGTCCCGGGTCATGAAATCGTCGGCAAGGTCGTCGCGGTCGGCTCCGAGGTCAGCCAGTTCAAGGTCGGCGATCTCGCCGGCGTCGGCTGCATGGTCGATAGCTGCCGTCATTGCCCGAGCTGCACCGCGGGACTCGAGCAGTATTGCGAGGATGGCGGCTTCACCGGCACCTACGCGGCGCCGGACAAGAAGACCCCCGGCATGTTCACCTACGGCGGCTACTCCAAGAGCATCGTGGTCGACCAGGGCTTCGTGCTCCGCGTGCCTACGGGACTCGAGCTTGCCGCCGTCGCGCCGCTGCTGTGCGCCGGCATCACCACCTATTCGCCGCTGCGCCACTGGAAAGTCGGACCCGGCTCGAAGGTCGGCATCGTCGGCCTGGGCGGGCTCGGCCACATGGGCCTGAAGATCGCGCATGCGATGGGCGCCGAAGTGACGCTGTTCACCACCAGCCCGAACAAGGCCGAGGATGCGAAGCGGCTGGGTGCGCACCACGTCGTCATCTCCAAGGATGCCGACCAGATGGCGTCCCAGGCGAACACGTTCGACTTCGTGCTCGACTGTGTTTCCGCCCAGCACGACATCAATGCCTATCTCGCCGTGCTCAAGCGCGATGGCACCCTGGTGCAGGTCGGCGCGCCGCCGGAGCCGCTTCCGGTCGCGGCCTTCAACCTGATCATGTCGCGCAAGAGCTTTGCCGGCTCGCTGATCGGCGGCATCGCCGAGACGCAGGAGATGCTCGATTTCTGCGCCAAGCATAACATCGTCTCGGATATCGAGATGATCTCGATCGACCAGATCAACGAGGCCTACGAGCGCGTCATTTCCAGCGACGTGAAGTATCGCTTCGTGATCGACATGCAGTCCCTCGCCGCCTGA
- the phaR gene encoding polyhydroxyalkanoate synthesis repressor PhaR — translation MSTIGMEDHLPETDRPVAPVVIKKYANRRLYDTESSIYITLDTLAEMVRKGRDFVVFDAKTGDDITRSVLTQIIVEEETKGRNMLPTAFLRQLISFYGDSMQGLVPGFLENIMEQFSAQQRPGGQAAPAPAATSQPSATGPKPATSSASDPGARPATPIMDRAKSLLTPFYRPGSKDGTEKPASPEVSTVDEATRVEIKSLRAEVERLNRIVAARPGQA, via the coding sequence ATGTCCACGATCGGGATGGAGGACCATTTGCCGGAAACCGATCGCCCGGTCGCGCCTGTCGTCATCAAAAAATACGCAAATCGCCGGCTCTACGACACCGAGAGCTCGATCTACATCACGCTCGACACGCTCGCCGAGATGGTGCGGAAGGGGCGGGATTTCGTCGTGTTCGATGCCAAGACCGGCGACGACATCACCCGCAGCGTGCTGACCCAGATCATCGTCGAGGAAGAGACCAAGGGCCGCAACATGCTGCCCACCGCCTTCCTGCGCCAGCTGATCAGCTTCTATGGCGACAGCATGCAGGGCCTGGTGCCGGGCTTTCTCGAGAACATCATGGAGCAGTTTTCCGCCCAGCAACGCCCCGGCGGCCAGGCTGCACCGGCTCCGGCGGCTACGAGCCAGCCGTCTGCAACGGGCCCGAAGCCGGCGACCTCATCGGCTTCCGACCCTGGCGCCAGGCCGGCAACGCCGATCATGGACCGGGCGAAAAGCCTGCTGACCCCGTTCTATCGGCCAGGCTCCAAGGACGGGACCGAGAAACCGGCATCCCCCGAAGTCTCCACCGTCGACGAAGCGACCCGCGTGGAGATCAAGAGCCTTCGTGCCGAGGTGGAACGCCTGAACCGCATCGTCGCCGCCCGCCCGGGTCAGGCCTGA
- a CDS encoding Fe2+-dependent dioxygenase — protein sequence MLIEIPVLSAGEAAELRLRIQDRGWTSGTATAGHQSARAKHNTQLEADDPIALRLGEELVASLGRIPLFVAAALPKLVFPPVFARYRPGDRFDLHVDNAIRYGHGGSLRTDLSATLFLTPLDEYDGGALVIEDVFGPRQVRLRPGHMVLYPSSSLHRVEPVTRGERFCALLWLQSLIRDDGQRSILFDLDRTIQSFAADIEDDQRVVALTGTYHNLVRRWAEL from the coding sequence ATGCTGATCGAGATCCCCGTCCTGTCGGCGGGCGAGGCAGCGGAACTGAGGCTGCGCATCCAGGATCGCGGCTGGACCTCCGGCACCGCGACCGCCGGCCACCAGTCGGCGCGCGCCAAGCACAACACCCAGCTCGAGGCCGATGATCCGATCGCCTTGCGGCTCGGCGAGGAACTGGTCGCCTCGCTCGGGCGGATCCCGCTGTTCGTCGCGGCGGCACTGCCGAAGCTGGTGTTCCCGCCGGTGTTTGCGCGCTACCGGCCGGGCGACCGGTTCGACCTGCATGTCGACAACGCGATTCGCTATGGGCATGGCGGATCGCTGCGCACCGACCTGTCCGCCACCCTGTTCCTGACGCCGCTGGACGAATACGACGGCGGCGCGCTGGTGATCGAGGATGTGTTCGGACCGCGGCAGGTGCGGCTCCGGCCCGGACACATGGTGCTGTATCCGTCCTCGAGCCTGCACCGGGTCGAGCCTGTCACCAGGGGCGAGCGGTTCTGTGCCCTGCTCTGGCTGCAGAGCCTGATCCGCGACGACGGACAGCGCAGCATCCTGTTCGACCTCGACCGCACGATCCAATCATTTGCAGCCGACATCGAGGACGACCAGCGGGTGGTCGCACTGACCGGGACCTATCACAATCTGGTCAGGCGCTGGGCCGAGCTTTGA
- a CDS encoding TonB-dependent receptor, producing MTSRTPAPDHTGWLRSTLGVAIASAWMMPAAARAQTTGDDATADRIPGHPETLTVIGHHQGYQELDPHLDRITTRLVDTPQTITEIPKQLLQDQNITSVLDALKSVPGISIAAGEGGQQGDNLSIRGFNAQNDFYRDGMLDFGSYYRDPFDLETIEVLKGPSATLFGRGSTGGVINQVTKSARIAPVAAGTLSFGTDGTERATIDMGRSSDALGGSAIRLNAMVNKAGLSGIDSARTRRYGIAPSLAFGLNTDTRVRFDYFRQQSYDTQYYGIPWINGRPANVKPSNFYGYSDDYLRSIVDIGTIRVEHDFGRNITVHDQIRYSSYNVGQRAVEPELLGYSGSTDIVPAGIPLSSLQVSRNVLALSGPSTLLDNQLEAEATFSTWMLRHAIVAGFEVQRQTADITRYLYPQGKTSLLAPDLSTPFAYTAKLRAMSGSVSNDLSPYINDTITLDKHWQVLGGWRWDHYTTEYKQIVAPAAYVTRVDDKPSWRGALVYKPTEHSSIYFNYGTSFDPSGENINLTAATARVAPETSSTYEVGSKWDLGRLSLTGALYQIRMSNVRETDPNDATRTILAGNYRSRGFELSATGHITPMWEVFGGYSYNDVVVVSSPNRNELGNSPPNAPKHTVALWTEYHIPAARLTIGGGVNYTSSRTASSLPVTGTTIIERAPGYTTEQLMVKYQVDRHVSLQLNLTNIGDQTYYSALHPTHIVVGPSRAALFSISASL from the coding sequence GTGACAAGCAGGACCCCTGCCCCCGACCACACCGGCTGGCTCCGGTCGACCCTCGGGGTAGCGATCGCCAGTGCCTGGATGATGCCTGCCGCGGCTCGCGCCCAGACCACCGGCGACGATGCGACCGCCGACCGTATACCCGGGCACCCCGAGACCCTGACCGTGATCGGCCATCACCAGGGCTACCAGGAACTCGATCCGCATCTAGACCGGATCACCACCAGGCTGGTCGACACGCCGCAGACCATCACCGAGATCCCGAAGCAGCTGCTGCAGGACCAGAACATCACCTCGGTGCTGGATGCGCTGAAAAGCGTGCCCGGCATCAGCATCGCCGCCGGCGAGGGCGGGCAGCAGGGCGACAATTTGTCGATCCGCGGCTTCAACGCGCAGAACGATTTCTACCGTGACGGCATGCTGGATTTCGGCAGCTACTATCGCGACCCGTTCGATCTCGAGACGATCGAGGTGCTGAAGGGTCCGTCCGCCACACTGTTCGGGCGCGGATCGACCGGCGGCGTGATCAACCAGGTCACCAAGAGTGCGCGCATCGCACCCGTCGCCGCGGGCACGCTGTCGTTCGGCACCGACGGTACCGAGCGCGCCACCATCGACATGGGGCGCAGCAGCGACGCGCTCGGCGGCAGCGCGATCCGGCTCAATGCGATGGTCAACAAGGCAGGTCTGTCCGGAATCGACTCGGCGCGGACCCGGCGCTACGGCATCGCGCCATCGCTAGCATTCGGGCTGAACACCGATACGCGGGTGCGCTTCGACTATTTCCGGCAGCAATCCTACGACACCCAGTACTACGGCATTCCCTGGATCAACGGCCGGCCGGCCAACGTGAAGCCCTCGAACTTCTACGGCTATTCGGACGACTACCTGCGCTCGATCGTCGATATCGGCACCATCCGGGTCGAACATGATTTCGGCCGCAACATCACCGTTCACGACCAGATCCGTTATTCCTCCTACAATGTCGGGCAGCGCGCAGTGGAACCGGAGCTGCTGGGCTATTCCGGCTCGACCGACATCGTACCGGCGGGCATACCGCTCTCCTCGCTGCAGGTGTCGCGTAACGTGCTCGCACTAAGCGGCCCGTCGACGCTGCTCGACAACCAGCTCGAAGCCGAAGCCACGTTCTCGACGTGGATGCTGCGGCACGCGATCGTTGCCGGCTTCGAGGTGCAGCGCCAGACCGCGGACATCACTCGCTACCTCTACCCGCAGGGCAAGACCAGCCTGCTGGCACCCGACCTGTCGACGCCGTTCGCCTACACCGCGAAATTGCGCGCGATGTCGGGCAGCGTCAGCAACGACCTGTCGCCCTACATCAACGACACCATCACGCTCGACAAGCACTGGCAGGTCCTCGGCGGCTGGCGCTGGGATCACTACACCACGGAATACAAGCAGATCGTCGCGCCGGCCGCCTACGTGACCCGGGTCGACGACAAGCCATCCTGGCGCGGTGCGCTGGTCTACAAGCCGACCGAGCACAGCAGCATCTATTTCAATTACGGCACGTCGTTCGATCCGTCCGGCGAGAACATCAACCTGACGGCGGCCACCGCCCGCGTCGCGCCGGAAACCTCCAGCACCTACGAGGTCGGCAGCAAGTGGGATCTCGGACGCCTGTCGCTGACCGGGGCGCTCTACCAGATCCGGATGAGCAACGTACGCGAGACCGACCCGAACGACGCCACCCGCACGATCCTGGCCGGAAACTACCGGTCGCGCGGCTTCGAGTTGTCGGCAACCGGGCACATCACCCCGATGTGGGAAGTGTTCGGCGGCTACAGCTACAACGATGTCGTCGTGGTCTCGTCGCCCAACCGGAACGAGCTCGGCAACAGTCCGCCGAATGCACCCAAACATACGGTCGCACTCTGGACCGAATACCACATCCCGGCGGCGCGCCTGACCATCGGCGGCGGCGTGAACTACACGTCGTCGCGCACCGCGAGTTCGCTCCCCGTCACCGGCACGACGATCATCGAGCGGGCGCCCGGCTACACCACCGAGCAGCTCATGGTGAAATACCAGGTCGACCGGCATGTCAGCCTGCAGCTCAACCTGACCAACATCGGCGACCAGACCTACTACAGCGCGCTACATCCGACCCACATCGTGGTCGGCCCATCACGGGCCGCGCTGTTCTCGATCAGCGCATCGCTATGA
- a CDS encoding tetratricopeptide repeat protein, whose product MTNHDRSSRFDTVRRAAERGYVSAQLMFGQMLLDGSDQPADPIRALCWFAIAADAGHMPAMNMLGRCHEKGWGTEADPGRAAVCYRRAADEGDDWGRYNLANMLLRGRGVVRDRREAWRLFHEAATSGHAKSMNLVGRFLEEGWDRERDPAVARAWYRRSAEAGDYRGRHNLATALAEDGHHDEALDWWRQALPDATPDILQAMVQALARIDHAGVAPLLLAVRQRLAPMPAPVRPGFWRARFRRLSRG is encoded by the coding sequence GTGACAAATCATGATCGTTCGTCGCGGTTCGACACGGTACGGCGCGCAGCGGAGCGCGGTTACGTGTCGGCCCAGTTGATGTTCGGGCAGATGTTGCTGGATGGCAGCGACCAGCCGGCCGATCCGATACGGGCCTTGTGCTGGTTCGCGATCGCCGCCGATGCCGGCCACATGCCGGCGATGAACATGCTGGGGCGATGCCACGAGAAGGGATGGGGCACGGAGGCCGACCCGGGCCGGGCGGCGGTCTGCTACCGGCGTGCGGCCGATGAAGGCGACGACTGGGGACGTTACAACCTGGCCAACATGCTGCTGCGTGGCCGTGGCGTCGTCCGGGATCGACGGGAGGCCTGGCGGCTGTTCCATGAAGCGGCGACATCCGGCCATGCCAAGTCCATGAACCTGGTCGGCCGCTTCCTCGAGGAAGGGTGGGACCGTGAGCGCGATCCGGCCGTCGCGCGCGCCTGGTATCGACGCTCGGCCGAGGCCGGCGACTATCGCGGCCGGCACAACCTGGCGACCGCGCTGGCGGAAGACGGCCATCATGACGAAGCGCTCGACTGGTGGAGGCAGGCTCTGCCGGATGCCACACCGGACATCCTGCAGGCGATGGTGCAGGCGCTTGCCCGCATCGATCATGCCGGCGTCGCACCGCTGCTCCTGGCGGTGCGGCAACGCCTGGCCCCGATGCCGGCGCCGGTCCGGCCCGGCTTTTGGCGCGCGCGCTTTCGGCGCCTCAGCCGAGGATAA
- the cydB gene encoding cytochrome d ubiquinol oxidase subunit II, which translates to MDQAHWLPIIWACIACFTVLAYIVLDGFDIGLGILFAVEPEKHDRDVMVNTVAPVWDGNETWLILGGAALYGVFPVAYATILPALYPPIIAMLLALIFRGVSFEFRFRAETARSRLIWDIAFFAGSTLAALTQGLILGGLIQGIKVENGQYAGGWFDWLTGFSIFCGLSVVVGYALLGACWMIWRVDGDLQKRARRHAKTLAVVTLGLIIVASLWTPTLHLEYMRHWDVWPRILYVAPVPVLVAVLAVLFWRTIDSEDHHLTPLLCALGWFFLCFTGLGVSLWPWIVPPSIDIWQASSPPSSQKFLLVGTVVLIPTILAYTTYSYWVFRGKVGRETHYH; encoded by the coding sequence ATGGACCAGGCACACTGGCTACCGATCATCTGGGCCTGCATCGCCTGCTTCACGGTGCTGGCCTACATCGTGCTCGACGGCTTCGATATCGGCCTCGGCATCCTGTTCGCGGTCGAGCCCGAGAAGCATGACCGCGACGTGATGGTGAACACCGTCGCACCGGTCTGGGACGGCAACGAGACCTGGCTGATCCTGGGCGGCGCCGCGCTCTATGGGGTGTTCCCGGTCGCCTACGCGACGATCCTGCCGGCGCTGTATCCGCCGATCATCGCCATGCTGCTGGCGCTGATCTTCCGCGGCGTCTCGTTCGAGTTCCGCTTCCGTGCCGAGACGGCACGGTCGCGCCTGATCTGGGACATCGCGTTCTTCGCCGGCTCGACCCTGGCGGCCCTCACCCAGGGGCTGATCCTCGGCGGCCTGATCCAGGGCATCAAGGTCGAGAACGGGCAATATGCCGGCGGCTGGTTCGACTGGCTCACCGGCTTCAGCATCTTCTGCGGCCTGTCGGTGGTGGTCGGGTATGCCCTGCTCGGCGCCTGCTGGATGATCTGGCGCGTCGACGGAGACCTGCAGAAGCGTGCGCGCCGGCATGCCAAGACGCTTGCCGTCGTTACGCTGGGGCTGATCATCGTGGCCAGCCTGTGGACCCCGACCCTGCACCTCGAATACATGCGCCACTGGGACGTCTGGCCGCGCATCCTCTACGTGGCACCGGTGCCGGTCCTGGTCGCGGTGCTTGCGGTGTTGTTCTGGCGCACGATCGACAGCGAAGACCACCACCTGACGCCGCTTCTGTGCGCGCTCGGCTGGTTCTTCCTGTGCTTCACCGGCCTGGGCGTCAGCCTGTGGCCGTGGATCGTGCCGCCCAGCATCGACATCTGGCAGGCCTCGTCGCCGCCCAGCAGCCAGAAGTTCCTGCTGGTCGGCACTGTCGTGCTGATCCCAACGATCCTGGCCTACACCACCTACTCATACTGGGTGTTCCGCGGAAAAGTCGGACGGGAGACCCATTATCACTGA
- a CDS encoding cytochrome ubiquinol oxidase subunit I yields the protein MFGITALHLARAQFGFTVAFHILFPAFSIGLAAFLAVLEGLWLKTGKHVYLDLFRYWLKIFSIGFAMGVVSGVVMSYEFGTNWSRFAEKAGPVLGPMLAYEVLTAFFLEAGFLGVMLFGMDRVGKRLHFTATCLVSIGTLISMSWILASNSWMQTPAGYVIDKATGRFMPEDWWKIIFNPSFPYRLVHMGLAAFLCVAFSVGAVGAYHLLRDRKRGRKPTEAVRVMFSMAMWMAAIVAPLQILAGDTQGLNTLKYQPAKIAAMEGDWDSKTRAPEILFGIPNMKTETTDYKIELPFAGSLILTHDINGRVPGLKDFKPEDRPYSPLIFFTFRIMIGLGFLMFGLGLLSLFLRWRGTFYENVWLHRFALVMAPSGFIALLCGWITTEVGRQPYTVYGLLRTTDSVSSIALPGIATSMVAFVIVYFAVFGAGLAFILKLMSKEPEMGESGLDPRTPTRTSGINPGPAQGADSNVDIRSGKQSGHAQPAE from the coding sequence ATGTTCGGCATTACCGCCCTGCACCTTGCCCGGGCACAATTCGGATTCACCGTCGCATTCCACATCCTGTTCCCGGCATTCTCGATCGGGCTCGCGGCGTTCCTGGCAGTGCTGGAAGGCCTGTGGCTGAAGACCGGGAAACACGTCTATCTCGATCTTTTCCGTTACTGGTTAAAGATCTTTTCGATCGGCTTCGCGATGGGCGTTGTGTCCGGCGTGGTGATGTCGTACGAATTCGGCACCAACTGGTCGCGCTTCGCCGAGAAGGCCGGGCCGGTGCTGGGGCCGATGCTGGCCTACGAGGTGCTGACCGCGTTCTTCCTGGAAGCCGGCTTCCTCGGCGTCATGCTGTTCGGCATGGACCGGGTCGGCAAGCGGCTGCATTTCACCGCCACCTGCCTGGTGTCGATCGGGACCCTCATCTCGATGAGCTGGATCCTGGCGTCGAACTCGTGGATGCAGACGCCTGCTGGCTACGTCATCGACAAGGCGACCGGACGCTTCATGCCGGAGGATTGGTGGAAGATCATCTTCAACCCGTCCTTTCCATACCGGCTGGTGCATATGGGCCTGGCGGCGTTCCTGTGCGTAGCGTTCTCGGTCGGCGCGGTCGGTGCCTACCATCTGCTGCGCGACCGGAAGCGGGGTCGCAAGCCCACCGAGGCGGTGCGGGTGATGTTCTCGATGGCGATGTGGATGGCGGCAATCGTGGCGCCGCTGCAGATCCTCGCCGGCGACACCCAGGGGCTGAACACGCTGAAATACCAGCCGGCGAAGATCGCGGCGATGGAGGGCGACTGGGACAGCAAGACCCGTGCGCCGGAAATCCTGTTCGGCATCCCGAACATGAAGACCGAGACGACCGACTACAAGATCGAGCTTCCGTTCGCCGGCTCGCTGATCCTGACCCACGACATCAACGGCCGGGTGCCGGGCCTGAAGGACTTCAAGCCCGAGGACCGACCCTATTCGCCGCTGATCTTCTTCACGTTCCGGATCATGATCGGCCTCGGCTTCCTGATGTTCGGCCTTGGCCTGCTCAGCCTGTTCCTACGCTGGCGCGGCACGTTCTATGAGAATGTCTGGCTGCACCGGTTCGCGCTGGTGATGGCGCCGTCGGGCTTCATCGCCCTGCTGTGCGGCTGGATCACCACTGAGGTCGGGCGCCAGCCCTACACGGTGTATGGCCTGCTGCGCACCACCGACAGCGTCTCGTCGATCGCGCTGCCCGGCATCGCCACCTCGATGGTCGCCTTCGTGATCGTGTATTTCGCGGTGTTCGGTGCGGGCCTCGCCTTCATCCTGAAGCTGATGTCCAAGGAGCCTGAGATGGGCGAGAGCGGCCTCGATCCGCGCACGCCGACACGGACGTCGGGCATCAACCCCGGTCCGGCCCAGGGCGCCGACAGCAACGTCGATATCCGGTCGGGCAAGCAGTCCGGCCACGCGCAGCCGGCGGAGTGA
- a CDS encoding DUF2125 domain-containing protein codes for MQPLPHHRPTRRLRIVLAAALALGSTLVGLDTLMWFRLEHLLDQRLDRFSTSARTSGWHFGADAGERGGWPLSATLTLIRPALRAADPQALGGLAWSGERATLSLSPLHPHRLTILAGGTQNLSVGRGGDVPIKLRFWGARIALHVPPDAGPREVAHYLLDAEALHVASPGAGPDDIAQLAHATGRLEWQPRTPAPDGLADTAGHDAYVSVSVDLRDVALPARLRASGRVVQRATLRMVLSGQAATGQPTRGNLHLAEASLDWGDSAAAVAGDATLDAEGRTNGTFDLVLTRPDPALRQMGETGLIGPGTSTTLRAVIGLVAAPQQGPRVHLPLTLRDGLLSLGQIPLLQIDPGLRDIGKSSAGTSTMSIH; via the coding sequence ATGCAACCTCTCCCCCACCACCGCCCGACCCGCCGGCTGCGTATCGTCCTCGCGGCCGCGCTGGCGCTGGGCAGCACGCTGGTCGGTCTCGACACGCTCATGTGGTTCAGGCTCGAGCACCTGCTCGACCAGCGGCTGGACCGGTTTTCCACCAGCGCGCGCACGTCCGGCTGGCACTTCGGCGCCGATGCCGGGGAGCGCGGCGGCTGGCCACTCTCGGCTACCCTCACCCTGATCCGTCCGGCGCTGCGGGCGGCCGATCCACAGGCGTTGGGCGGCCTGGCCTGGTCGGGTGAGCGGGCGACCCTGAGCCTCTCGCCGCTGCATCCGCATCGTCTTACGATCCTGGCCGGGGGCACCCAGAACCTCTCCGTGGGACGGGGCGGCGACGTGCCGATCAAGCTGCGCTTCTGGGGCGCCCGGATCGCCCTGCATGTGCCGCCGGATGCCGGGCCGCGTGAGGTGGCCCACTACCTGCTGGATGCGGAGGCGCTGCACGTCGCCTCTCCCGGCGCCGGTCCGGACGACATCGCCCAGCTGGCTCATGCGACGGGCCGTCTGGAATGGCAGCCTAGAACCCCGGCGCCCGATGGCCTTGCGGACACCGCCGGACATGATGCCTACGTCTCGGTCTCGGTGGACCTGCGCGATGTCGCCTTGCCGGCACGCCTGCGCGCAAGCGGCCGGGTGGTACAGCGGGCGACCCTGAGGATGGTGCTCAGCGGCCAGGCGGCTACCGGACAACCCACCCGCGGCAACCTGCATCTCGCCGAGGCCAGCCTCGACTGGGGCGACAGTGCCGCCGCGGTGGCGGGCGACGCGACACTCGATGCCGAGGGCCGGACCAACGGCACCTTCGACCTCGTGCTGACCCGTCCCGACCCGGCACTCCGGCAGATGGGCGAAACCGGCCTGATCGGACCCGGCACCAGCACGACGCTGCGCGCGGTGATCGGACTGGTGGCGGCTCCGCAGCAGGGACCGCGCGTGCACCTGCCACTCACGTTGCGAGACGGCCTGCTGAGCCTCGGCCAGATCCCGTTATTACAGATCGATCCCGGTCTTCGCGATATCGGAAAAAGTTCCGCAGGGACATCAACGATGTCAATTCATTAA
- a CDS encoding lysophospholipid acyltransferase family protein: protein MAVLRAALFNLYFVLLTLAMGLAALWIRLFARRHALAYARCWARLSLAGLRHICGIRTVVSGLEHLPASGPILIASQHQSAFDALVWMNMVPRPAYVMKSELTRIPLLGPMLLLAGMIPIERKGGAPALRELMRATDQACADGRQIVIFPEGTRVLADETVPLQPGVAALASHARLQVLPVATDSGDCWSHRAFVKRPGTIHIDIAPAIPVGLRRGPLLAEIRRGWVIAKAHRTGDQPVDNLVGSFSGRGDESG, encoded by the coding sequence ATCGCAGTCCTGCGCGCCGCCTTGTTCAACCTCTATTTCGTGTTGCTGACCCTGGCCATGGGGCTGGCCGCGCTCTGGATCAGGCTGTTCGCCCGCCGGCATGCGCTCGCCTATGCGCGGTGCTGGGCGCGCCTGTCGTTGGCCGGGCTGCGCCATATCTGCGGCATCCGCACCGTCGTCAGCGGCCTGGAACACCTGCCTGCCTCCGGTCCGATCTTGATCGCATCCCAGCACCAGTCGGCGTTCGACGCACTGGTCTGGATGAACATGGTCCCGCGGCCGGCCTACGTGATGAAGAGCGAGCTCACCCGCATCCCGCTGCTCGGGCCGATGCTGCTGCTGGCCGGAATGATCCCGATCGAGCGCAAGGGAGGCGCCCCTGCCCTCCGCGAGCTGATGCGGGCAACCGACCAGGCCTGCGCCGATGGAAGGCAGATCGTGATCTTCCCCGAGGGCACCCGCGTGCTCGCGGACGAGACGGTGCCGCTGCAGCCGGGCGTCGCCGCCCTGGCCAGCCACGCGCGGCTGCAGGTGCTGCCGGTTGCCACCGACTCGGGGGACTGCTGGTCCCATCGCGCCTTCGTCAAGCGTCCCGGCACCATCCACATCGATATTGCGCCCGCCATTCCGGTCGGGTTGCGGCGGGGCCCGCTGCTGGCGGAAATCCGTCGCGGCTGGGTGATCGCAAAGGCACACCGCACGGGTGATCAGCCTGTGGATAACCTTGTGGGAAGCTTTTCCGGGCGTGGGGATGAGTCGGGCTGA
- a CDS encoding YdcF family protein yields the protein MTARSRRPGIRHPGTRRLLGPLSLLALVLAIAWCCGFAWFAYTATRPAPPVPEADGIVVLTGGAGRIEAALDLLQQNRAQLMLISGVSEYLSLQQIAHAAGRTLAPGLSDRIALGHSATSTVGNAIETASWARANGLHSLIVVTAGYHMRRALAEIGTALPDTTLYPDPVQPPALVRAGLGRWRLGTLRLLAEEYTKWLAVEVGLTGSAHLRETA from the coding sequence ATGACCGCACGATCGCGCCGGCCGGGCATCCGCCACCCGGGCACCCGCCGGCTCCTCGGACCGTTGTCGCTGCTGGCGCTGGTGCTGGCGATCGCCTGGTGCTGCGGGTTCGCCTGGTTTGCCTACACCGCAACCCGGCCGGCGCCACCGGTGCCGGAAGCCGATGGGATCGTCGTGCTGACCGGCGGCGCAGGCCGTATAGAGGCGGCGCTCGACCTGCTGCAGCAGAACCGGGCCCAGCTCATGCTGATCTCCGGTGTCTCCGAATACCTGTCGCTGCAGCAGATCGCGCATGCGGCCGGCCGCACCCTGGCACCCGGCCTGTCGGACCGCATCGCGCTCGGTCACAGCGCCACCTCGACGGTCGGCAACGCCATCGAGACCGCGTCCTGGGCGCGCGCCAACGGGCTGCATTCGCTAATCGTGGTGACGGCGGGCTATCACATGCGCCGGGCACTCGCCGAGATCGGCACGGCCTTGCCCGACACGACGCTGTATCCCGACCCGGTGCAGCCGCCGGCACTGGTCCGGGCAGGCTTGGGCCGTTGGCGCCTCGGCACGCTCCGTCTGCTCGCCGAGGAATATACCAAGTGGCTGGCGGTCGAGGTGGGCTTGACCGGTTCGGCGCATCTGCGGGAGACCGCGTGA